From a region of the Campylobacter showae genome:
- a CDS encoding TonB-dependent receptor gives MIARSSKGAIALSLIASINLYAAEGGSTRLDATVITTTGFESALKDEVRNVTVITAKEIEDRGYRDIKEALEKAPGVSLNGNNVDMRGQGSRRSSSARSTTTVKVMVDGVALNMIDTTPTRIPVDMIPIEDVDRIEIVPGGGTVLYGSGTMGGVINIITKKSKKKFYAGVSSKLASYSYKDVALNVGGGVTDALSLKLNAKKSDSNGYRRGDKTKEDYVSGGLTYQITDDRALSIDSSYFKDKSRTTGALSKAQLEQDRRQAGSSKTDYLNKRVSVNADYSINLNDALTFNLSPYYQKLTMDSYSAYKDGGSGELGLTDKQAGAKFKGKYGYGSGDFIFGYDFLRQEAKRSIRSKSTGRRGPVMVSADVTTKFDVEKKTHSFYLLEKHDFTDQFSLSAGYRFELARNDMDRRSKSVVKMTPGRTITSDSSFKGKKNSDNHAFEITPSFKYSDTGNVYFKFERGFVSPSPVQFVDKPNRTDYVVNNLKSETYQTYELGVRDMIYDNFISATVFLTDTKNEIYTRTLTNNITDGWFFINLDDVRRYGAELYAEQQILDNLKTSQTFSYVKAEFKKGNNKGMEVPTVQKSKFVASIDYEPIKDLNLLLDVKYLSKLKRAIYSGVTDISGYETQTVSRTLVDLGAKYKFKGGFSVSAGVKNLFNKKYNAYQSELEDIYEPADERNYYVEFKYAY, from the coding sequence ATGATTGCCAGATCAAGCAAAGGAGCTATCGCGCTTTCGCTGATAGCGAGCATAAATTTATACGCCGCAGAGGGCGGCTCTACGAGACTAGACGCCACCGTCATAACTACGACGGGCTTTGAGAGTGCGCTAAAAGACGAGGTTAGAAACGTAACCGTTATAACCGCAAAAGAGATAGAGGATAGGGGATACCGCGATATCAAAGAAGCGCTAGAAAAAGCTCCCGGCGTCAGCCTAAACGGCAACAACGTAGATATGCGCGGACAAGGCTCCAGAAGGAGCTCGTCGGCTAGATCTACTACGACCGTAAAGGTGATGGTGGACGGCGTCGCGCTAAACATGATAGACACTACGCCTACTAGAATCCCCGTAGATATGATACCTATCGAGGACGTAGATAGGATAGAGATAGTCCCGGGAGGCGGCACCGTGCTATACGGCAGCGGTACGATGGGAGGCGTGATAAACATCATCACCAAAAAGAGCAAAAAGAAATTTTACGCGGGCGTCTCTAGCAAGCTAGCCTCCTACTCCTATAAAGACGTAGCCCTAAACGTCGGCGGCGGAGTGACGGACGCGCTATCTTTAAAACTAAACGCGAAAAAATCGGACTCAAACGGATATAGACGCGGGGATAAAACCAAAGAGGACTACGTCTCGGGCGGCCTAACCTATCAGATAACGGACGATCGGGCGCTATCTATCGACTCAAGCTATTTTAAAGACAAAAGCCGCACCACCGGCGCTCTAAGCAAAGCTCAGCTAGAGCAAGACAGAAGGCAAGCGGGATCAAGCAAAACCGACTATCTAAACAAAAGAGTTAGCGTAAACGCCGACTACTCTATAAATTTAAACGACGCGCTGACGTTTAATCTATCGCCTTATTATCAAAAACTCACCATGGACTCGTATAGCGCCTACAAAGACGGCGGCAGCGGAGAGCTAGGGCTAACCGATAAACAAGCCGGAGCTAAATTTAAGGGCAAATACGGCTACGGCAGCGGAGATTTTATATTCGGCTACGATTTTTTAAGACAAGAGGCCAAAAGATCTATACGCTCAAAATCCACCGGAAGACGCGGCCCTGTCATGGTAAGCGCCGACGTCACGACCAAATTTGACGTAGAAAAGAAAACGCATTCGTTTTACTTACTAGAAAAGCACGACTTCACCGATCAGTTTTCTTTGAGCGCGGGATATAGGTTCGAGCTAGCTAGAAACGATATGGATAGACGCTCAAAATCCGTCGTAAAGATGACGCCTGGCCGGACGATAACTAGCGATTCGTCCTTTAAAGGCAAGAAAAACTCGGACAACCACGCCTTTGAGATAACGCCTAGCTTTAAATACTCAGACACCGGCAACGTTTATTTTAAATTTGAGCGCGGCTTCGTCTCGCCGTCGCCCGTTCAGTTCGTCGATAAGCCAAACAGAACCGACTACGTAGTAAATAATCTAAAATCAGAAACCTACCAAACCTACGAGCTTGGCGTGAGGGATATGATCTATGATAATTTCATAAGCGCGACCGTGTTTTTAACCGATACGAAAAACGAAATCTACACCAGAACGCTAACTAACAACATAACCGACGGCTGGTTTTTTATAAATTTAGACGACGTTAGGAGATACGGAGCCGAGCTCTACGCCGAGCAGCAAATTTTAGACAACTTAAAAACCAGCCAGACCTTCTCCTACGTAAAAGCCGAATTTAAAAAAGGCAACAACAAAGGCATGGAGGTGCCGACCGTACAAAAGAGCAAATTTGTCGCTAGCATCGACTACGAGCCGATCAAGGATTTAAATTTACTCCTTGACGTCAAATACCTATCAAAGCTAAAAAGGGCTATCTACTCGGGCGTGACGGACATATCTGGCTACGAGACGCAAACCGTATCCAGAACGCTAGTAGATCTTGGGGCGAAGTATAAATTTAAAGGCGGATTTTCAGTCTCTGCGGGAGTTAAAAATTTATTCAACAAAAAATATAACGCCTATCAAAGCGAGCTAGAGGACATATACGAGCCTGCCGACGAGAGAAACTACTACGTAGAGTTTAAGTATGCCTACTAA
- a CDS encoding ExbD/TolR family protein, giving the protein MKYVRRNKTRYAGISMLNLIDVIFVLLLFFMVTTSFNKFAHIDIALPQSASNLDEKDTKNVEVFYLLSGEVLLSVGGEQKSLNLTDLAAQIANLTPKQKESVKLNADEAINYGEVVNLISILKDSGTQNVELNIKKKPKG; this is encoded by the coding sequence GTGAAGTATGTCCGCAGAAATAAGACCAGATACGCCGGCATCTCGATGCTAAATCTGATCGACGTGATATTCGTGCTTTTGCTATTTTTTATGGTTACGACCTCTTTTAATAAATTTGCCCATATCGACATCGCCCTACCCCAAAGCGCGTCAAATTTAGACGAAAAAGATACCAAAAACGTCGAGGTTTTTTATCTGCTTAGCGGCGAAGTGCTTTTAAGCGTAGGCGGCGAGCAAAAGAGCCTAAATTTGACGGATCTAGCCGCTCAAATCGCAAATTTAACCCCAAAGCAAAAAGAGAGCGTCAAACTAAACGCCGATGAAGCGATAAACTACGGCGAGGTCGTAAATTTGATCTCTATTTTAAAAGATAGCGGTACGCAAAACGTCGAGCTAAATATCAAGAAAAAGCCCAAAGGATAG
- a CDS encoding TonB-dependent receptor domain-containing protein: MPYVSKHKFIFGADYEIVNDLHLFADYKFYSKKKDVNYDNISSRSIVDAGVSYKFKNGFGITGGVKNLFNKKYYDYQGKNNQTGIYEYSPANERNYYVEFKYTY, translated from the coding sequence GTGCCCTACGTTTCAAAACACAAATTTATATTCGGCGCGGACTACGAGATCGTGAACGACTTGCACTTGTTTGCGGACTATAAATTTTACTCAAAGAAAAAGGACGTAAACTACGACAACATCTCCTCTCGCAGCATCGTGGACGCAGGCGTTTCGTATAAATTTAAAAACGGATTTGGCATAACAGGAGGCGTAAAAAATCTCTTTAACAAAAAATACTACGACTACCAAGGCAAAAACAACCAAACCGGCATCTACGAGTACAGTCCGGCAAACGAGAGAAACTACTACGTAGAGTTTAAGTACACCTACTAA
- a CDS encoding FecCD family ABC transporter permease, translating into MPTKNGVTAVLAALTALLFIFSLSLGGADISWQDIIKFASGGEIDEIKETILLEIRLPRVIMAFLIGMLLASSGVVVQSVFLNPLADPYIIGIASAATFGAVVAYLLKLPDFYYGVFAFFSAAILSVLIFKLSKKGKSIATLLIIGIAFSSFLGAFTSFATYLIGEDSFKIVAWMMGYVGSANWEKIAYISVPLVLSMAYFYFKRFELNVILSGDEEAQSLGVDVEKMKKRLLIVSSLAVAFSVAFTGMIGFVGLIIPHTLRMILKTSSNIVLIPISAFAGGFFLLACDTIGKSVLSPTEIPIGVVTAFFGAPFFLFLAIRSSRSI; encoded by the coding sequence ATGCCTACTAAAAACGGAGTTACGGCGGTTTTGGCGGCGCTTACGGCGCTGCTTTTTATATTTTCGCTTAGCCTCGGCGGCGCCGATATCTCGTGGCAAGATATAATCAAATTTGCAAGCGGCGGCGAGATAGACGAGATAAAGGAAACCATCCTGCTAGAAATCCGCCTTCCACGCGTCATAATGGCCTTTTTGATCGGTATGCTTTTAGCAAGCTCCGGCGTCGTCGTGCAAAGCGTATTTTTAAATCCGCTAGCAGACCCCTACATCATCGGTATCGCCTCCGCCGCGACCTTTGGCGCCGTGGTGGCCTATCTTTTAAAATTGCCCGATTTTTACTACGGAGTGTTTGCATTTTTCAGCGCGGCGATACTTTCGGTGCTGATCTTTAAACTCTCCAAAAAAGGCAAATCCATCGCCACGCTTCTTATTATAGGCATCGCGTTTTCGTCGTTTTTGGGTGCATTTACGAGCTTTGCGACCTACCTCATCGGCGAGGATAGTTTTAAGATAGTAGCGTGGATGATGGGCTACGTGGGCTCTGCCAACTGGGAAAAGATCGCCTACATCAGCGTTCCTCTCGTGCTATCTATGGCGTATTTTTACTTTAAGCGATTTGAGCTAAACGTCATATTAAGCGGCGACGAGGAGGCTCAAAGCCTAGGCGTGGACGTAGAAAAGATGAAAAAACGCCTACTTATCGTTTCATCCTTAGCCGTGGCGTTTTCGGTAGCGTTTACGGGCATGATAGGCTTTGTTGGACTAATCATCCCGCATACGCTGCGCATGATACTAAAGACCTCGAGCAACATCGTTTTGATACCTATTAGCGCCTTTGCGGGCGGGTTTTTCCTGCTAGCCTGCGACACGATAGGCAAAAGCGTCCTAAGCCCGACCGAGATACCTATCGGCGTGGTTACGGCGTTTTTCGGCGCTCCGTTTTTTCTATTTTTAGCTATCCGCTCAAGCAGGAGCATTTAA
- a CDS encoding MotA/TolQ/ExbB proton channel family protein, translating to MFEYIEVGGIFMWPIFCLSVLGIAVLLEKGAYFLFTEIDATSSFKIKLCNLILEGDYAKIKEFCKSYKNSLAKTALFVAENLGEGASKTQIDYIAEEAVSMQLTSLERRTWILGLCASASPQLGLLGTIVGMIKAFSGLSGGVDAPLVAVGISEALYTTAFGLIVAIPCVIFFLMISKKIDFILNDLNRIMSLFGRSFERRSCEVCPQK from the coding sequence ATGTTTGAGTATATAGAAGTCGGCGGTATATTTATGTGGCCGATATTTTGCCTCTCGGTGCTCGGTATTGCGGTGCTTCTTGAAAAGGGAGCGTATTTTTTATTTACCGAGATAGACGCGACTAGTTCGTTTAAGATCAAGCTTTGCAATCTTATTTTAGAAGGCGACTACGCAAAAATCAAAGAGTTTTGCAAAAGCTACAAAAACTCGCTTGCCAAAACCGCGCTTTTCGTAGCGGAAAATTTGGGCGAAGGTGCAAGCAAAACGCAGATCGACTACATCGCCGAGGAGGCCGTATCCATGCAGCTAACCTCGCTTGAGCGGCGCACGTGGATACTGGGGCTTTGCGCGAGCGCGAGCCCGCAGCTAGGGCTACTGGGCACCATAGTTGGTATGATAAAGGCCTTTAGCGGACTTAGCGGCGGAGTGGACGCTCCGCTCGTTGCGGTCGGTATCTCCGAGGCGCTTTATACGACGGCTTTTGGGCTTATAGTGGCGATTCCTTGCGTGATATTTTTTCTCATGATTAGCAAGAAAATAGATTTCATCCTAAACGACCTAAACCGCATTATGAGCCTGTTTGGACGCAGTTTTGAAAGGAGAAGCTGTGAAGTATGTCCGCAGAAATAA